In Eriocheir sinensis breed Jianghai 21 chromosome 30, ASM2467909v1, whole genome shotgun sequence, the following are encoded in one genomic region:
- the LOC127005448 gene encoding zinc finger CCHC domain-containing protein 10-like, with translation MPVGAGGLLPSKPKPSAENVRCQKCLELGHWTYECKGKRKYVHRDSRTSMLNKRLKDDKEEQQMEQMKKIASQKEKTQRREKKKKKKASKSRKRDSSSDSSSSSSSSSSSSSSSSSSSSSSSDSSSSSSDSSSSSDSDSDSSSSSSSSSSSSSSSSSSSSKTSKREKKKGKKKSSKK, from the exons ATGCCCGTGGGCGCCGGGGGCCTGCTGCCCTCCAAGCC GAAACCGTCGGCAGAGAATGTGCGCTGCCAGAAGTGCCTTGAGCTGGGCCACTGGACCTACGAGTGCAAGGGCAAGCGCAAGTATGTTCACCGGGACTCCCGCACCTCCATGCTCAACAAGCGCCTCAAGGACGATAAGGAGGAGCAGCAGATGGAGCAAAT GAAGAAAATAGCATCACAGAAAGAGAAGActcagaggagagagaagaaaaagaagaagaaagccagCAAGTCCAGGAAGCGTGACTCCTCATcagactcctcttcttcctcctcctcctcgtcatcatcatcatcttcatcatcctcctcttcctcttcctcatctgattcctcctcttcctcatctgatTCCTCCAGCTCATCAGACTCAGACTCAGACTCCTCCTCATCtagttcctcctcatcttcctcctcctcctcctcctcctcttcttcctcaaaaaCATCTAagcgggagaagaagaaagggaagaagaaaagctcAAAGAAGTGA